The genome window ACTCTTTTAATGGGCTAAAAGAAGATTGACTATTTACAAATTTCCACATGATATTATCCTGTGTAATATATTCAATAAACTTTTTTGCTTCTTCTACATGTTTTCCCTTAGCATTAACACATAACCTTGTATCTATATTCGTGACAAGCATAGACCCCTCTTTTAAGATTGGATATGAATGAACTTCAAAGTTTAAATTTGGTGCATCATTTTGAACTCGTACCGAAGCCCAGGCCCCTGTCAACATAAAAGGATTTTCTCCTTTTTCAAATTGAATTAAGTCATCTTTCGTTTTTTCTGTTTTCAATGTTTTTGTTGCATCAATAAACTTGTTTTTAATTATTTTCTCTACAAATTCGTATCCAGTTTTCATATAATCGGATAAAACTTCAGGGTTCTTATTAATATGTTTAATAAGTTCATGACTATTATCTGCTTGATAGAGTGGGTATAAAGACTTTCCTATAGCTATTGTTTTCAAAGAAATGTCATTGTTAGCTATAATTGGTGTTATTCCTTTGTCAACAAAATATTGACATACTTCCATAAATTCTTTTTCATTTTGAGGTACTTTTTGATGATGTTTATTTAAGATATCCATATTACAATAAAGTCCAAAAGCAGATATTGTAGAAGGAACATAATAAATCTTTCCATTGTCTTCTTTCATTTGCTCTAAAGATTTTTTACTAAAATTATTAATAGTAGACAACTTAGATAAATCTTCAAAGTATCCTTTATCTTTTAACTTTTGCAAATGCTCTTCATCTATCATAAAAATATCATCATGATTATTTGAATTTAATCTTTTTTCTAAAACATTATAATACTCTACTCCTTTAACACTCTCATAATTAATCTTAACATTTGGATGTTTTGCCATATAATCCTGCAAAATCTCCTCAATCGCTACAACATTAATCGCTTCATTTTTAAATCCAAAAACTCTTAAATCAATAATGTCATCATCATTATTGTCAATCACTATATTAGTTGCTTTATTATTTTGACAGCCAACACACATTATTAACAGAGAAAGAATAATTACACTCTTAACTATAGTATTTAATTTCATTTCACCACATCCTCATAATTATAACAATCCCAAAATATTCTGTTTTTATTTTATCATTTGCTTATTTAGAAATCAACTTTTTTAACTCCTAAAGTGAACAAGACAAGTAATTTGAAAGTGATAAAATGAAATCAAATTCTACTTATATATTTCCTATCTTTTTTGAAGACTAGGTACTATATCTCAACCACATAACAGATGCTTGAGATAATAAAGGAAATATTACAATTGGAAATGATGTATGGATAGGCTAGATAACATTGCAAAATAAAAATAGAGTAACTTTATGAAGTCACTCTATTTTTATTTTGCAATATTTTATTTATATGTTTATATACTGATAAGATTAAAATTTACAATCTTCTATATTCTTCTCTTTTTAGTTTTAGACTACTTAAATAATAATCAATTTCGTCAATTAGACGTTGTTTATCGTTGGGTAATGTCCCCTTTAAATTTACATAATTTGAGGCATGATTGCTTCTAAATACAACTTTTTCATTAGCATCTATATTTTTTATCATCTCTTTAATCTCTTGCAACACGGCTTTATCTTCCAATACGGTAAACTTTCCTTCTTTAAGTAAATCGTAAAGTTCAGTATTAGGTTCTACCATTAAACTAAGTACACCTACATAATCTGGCGAAATTGCTCCTAGCATTTTTCCTGTATCAATTGCATGCTGATGTGTTTTTTTAGTTCCTCCAAGACCTGCTATTACAGTGGCTGATAATTTAATACCACTTTTTTTAACTTTTCTACCAACTTTTATTAATTGTTCACTATTAAATCCTTTTTTAATATCTTCTAATACTTCATTACTTCCACTTTCAAGCCCTAGATAAATCATCTTAACACCAAGTTTTCTTAACTCTTTAAGCTCATCATCAGATTTTTTCTCTATAGATTTAGGAGAACCATACATAGTAATTCTTTCACACTCTGGAAAAATTTCTTTTATATATAAAATGATGTCTCTTAATTTCTCCATCGGTATTATAAGTGCATCTCCATCTGCTAAGAATATTCTTTCTACATGTTTATAATGTCTTCTAAATATATCAATTTCATTTTTTATTACTTCTAGTGGTTTTATTTTAAATTTTTTAGATTTGTACATACTACAAAATGTACATTTGTTGTGAGAACATCCAAGTGTTACTTGTATTATAAGACTATAAGCCTCACTTGGTGGTCTATAAAGTGGCATATCATATTCCATATTAAAATCCCCCTTGTAATCAAATCTTCATTCTATTATATTATTAACACTTACTTAAAATAATACCTCATAAAATTATATTCTTTAAATCTTAGTTTAAGATATATTCTTTAAAAATTTAATAATACTATTGACAGTAATGTTAAGTTGTTTTTCTTGACTTATAATAGCATCATTATCTCCCTTTTGTTTTCCATAATCTCCAAATTGCGCATGATTTCCTCCTTCAATCTCAACATAAGTTGTATCATTAGGAAGTTTTTGTTTTGATTCCACAAGACTTTTAAAATTTACTACACCATCTTTACTCCCCCAGATAGATATAACTTTTTTTCCTAACTGTTTCAGCTCATCCCCCATTGGATAAGAAGCTAAAAATACAACTCCATCAATTAATTTATTATCACGTGCAAAATTTGATGCTGCAACTCCTCCTAATGAATGCCCTCCTATTACCCAATGTTCTATATTGTTGTAAGAATCCATAACTTTCTGCGCTTTATTAGTTCCAAGTATAGCTAAATTAAGTGGCATCTTTACGATTACAACCTCATATCCACTTTCTGCTATTTTTCTGGCAAGTGGTGCATAAGATTCTATTTCTACCTTAGCACCCGGATAGAAAATTAAACCTTTAGAAACTTTTCTTCCTTTTGGTGTAAATGAAATATTTTCATTTGCAGTTACTTCAATCTTACTATCACTGACTAGAGCTTCTTTTGCTAGCTTTTGAGGTTCATATGTTTTGTTTATCCATATGAAAAAAACAAGCAAAATCAATACAAATAGTATACCTATTCCCTTAAATATCTTATTCTTTATGTTAAATTCTCTATTATTATTTTTATCATCTTTGTTTTCAACCTCATCATAAAGTAAAGGTCTCTCAAGTTCCATAGTTATACTAAATGTATCATATTTCTTATCACGCTTTACCTTTACATCTTTACTCATAAATCTAACCCCCATAATATTTGAATACTATTATAGTTTATCCTAAGTAAATTGTTTTTTCAACCAATGAAAAAAATCAATATTTTAACTATTTTCATATAAAATTCATAAATCTATGTTTTTTGTTTTTTATATATTATTTTCTTTTAATATTTTATAAAATAAATAGCCATATACTTTATTTTAAATATATGGCTATTCTATAGTTTAATATCTAGGCAGCTTCTTCTATTGAAACTCTAGCTATATTACTTATTCTATACATTTCTTTGACACCATTTAAAGTTTGTAGTAAGTTTAGACATATTATCTTATCACCTAGACTTTTAGTATTTACAATACTCTCTAAAATTACTATTCTTCCCTCATCATACTTATCTGCACTGTAATTTGAAATATAATTAGTATCTCTCAATATTTTTTCAACATCTTCATCTTTTATTTTATTTTTCTTAACATTTATATATAGATTATACATATTACTTATTAGTAGTTTCTGATTTTCTAAGAAATCTTCTTGATGTTTATCTTTATATATGGCATTTATCAGCATAAGTCTATCTTCAATAAGTGATGGTACCAATAATAAATTCTTTATATAGTAAACATCAGCTATATTTTCTATAGAATTATTGACTTCATCAATTATATTTTTAACTATTCCTTTATACATGTCTATAACATGTTGATAACCTGTTTTAGCATCATATGGTAATATAAACTTATTTACTATTAATGCAATAATTGCTCCCAATGCTACGTATGAAATTCTGTTTATTGTTAAAACATTTGGGTCTCCCATAACTACTGCTGAACCAAGAGCTGAAACAGTTACGCATACTATTAACTTCCTATAGTCAACTACATAAGAGTTTATATATCCTGCTAAAAGAACTATTAACGACCTTAATGTACTATCTTTTATTATTGAAAATAATACAATAAATATTATAGCTCCTATAAATGTACCTTCTATTCTTTTTCTAGACCTTTGTATACAATTTTCTGCATAAGGTTGTGTCAATGAAAACACAGTTAACATTATCCACCTTCCATCTCTTAAATGGAAATAATCCATAATAAAACCAGCTATAGCTGTAGCTAAAGCAATCTTTACTGCATAAGTAAATCTTATAGAATTTAAATTAAAGTTTTTCTTATATATTGATAGTCTTTTAAATTCACGAGGTACCTTTGATTTTCTTTCAGCTCTCTTTTCATCTCTTGATTTTACTTTTTTATAATCTACTAAAAACTCATATAAATTTTCCAACACACTATAAATTTCTTTTAAATTTATATTTTTAGTATCTTGAGCAATAACATAGTCTCTAAATCCCAATATTTCTTTATCAGTTATTGTATCTTTATTTTCTAAACACATCTTAATATAATTTACTTCTTTGGTTGCTACAGCTAGAACATCTGATTTACTATTTATGTTACTTTCTTCTAATATATTTTTTATATCTTCATCCTCAAATTCCTTACTATCCTTTTTATATCTTTCCAGGATTAAATTTATTCTTTCTAATGAAAATAAAATATTTATTATATCTATGCCTTTAATACTGATATAAAAGTCATCTTTTCTATTATCAAAAATAACCATTTTTAAATTTTTCGATATAGAATTTATTCTATAATTACAGCTATCTATTTTTCGCATATTAGATTTACTTATAGAATTATCATCATTGATAATGTTTTTTAAAAGACTAATTTTTTCTAATAATTCATCACATATAGATATTAGCTCTTTATCTCCAACCTTTCTCATTCTATTTCTATTCATAACAAACTGAGCAATCATTATTACAACTGCTCCAATAGCTAAAGCTGATAATCTCATAGGAAGTTCACTTATTCCTACAGGTATGCTTACCATAAATATATACATTAGACCAAAAGGTACATATACTGCTCTTTTTAATTCATAACTAAATACATATCCTATTATAAATAATGCTATAAAATTTAATAAAACTCCTAAATACATATTTTGTACTGCAAAAAATGATAGTACTCCCAAAATTATATTTATTGCTAAATACTTTAGTAAATTTTTAATTGGAGAAATAGTTAAATCTCTTTCTAATAGTGTTAACATAGCCGTTACTATACCTACACCTATAAGTGTGTTTTTACTTCCAAATAGGTATATAAATATAGAAATAAATGCTATTATAAAAATAAACAATTTTGTTTTTGATATTACTAGTTTTTTTGTCATCATATCCCCCCTAAAAATTTCAACAAGACCAATTTTATCATATTTATTGTCTTATTCAAAATGACCTTTTTTACGGTAGGACTTTAACTTTTATTTATACTTTCCATTATATAGTTCTTATTTTAACATATTTTATTATATATATTAGTTATATAACTTCGTATGCTCCCATATGTTTTTTCTTTCAAATATTTTTTCAAAAAATAAAAATAACTCTCTCAACAATACTAAAACTGTATTTATTAAGAGAGTTATATAATTTATACAATAAATTTAGTTAAGTTTTTCTTTGCCTAATATATAAGTTCCAAGTCCCATAAATAAAGCTCCTCCAACAATATTTCCAAGTGTCACAGCTACTAAATTATAAATAGCTCCTCCAATAGTAACTGTAGTTATTGCTGGTGAAAATAATGAAACACTATAAATTGTCATATTTGCTACACTATGCTCAAAACCTGATGTTATAAAAGCAAATAAACATAAGAATATCATAATTATTTTTGCAGTATCACTATTAGTTCTAAACGAACACAATACTGATACACATACTAGAATATTACATAAAATCCCTCTAAAGAAAAGAGCTGTAAATGGCATGGATGCTTTACTAGCTGCTGTATTGGCAAAAAATTCAGCTATAGGTCCTTTGTCTACTAGACCAGTTCCTACAAATATAAGCCCTAAAATCAAAGCTCCGATTAAATTTCCTACCCAACTGTATATCCATATCTTAGAAGTATCTTTTATACTTACACCTTTATTTAACATACCAGCAGACATAACCATATTATTTCCAGTAAATAATTCTGTTCCTGTCATTATAACTAAACTAAGTGCTATTGCAAATGATAATCCCATTACTATCTTAGTCATAGGTGAACCTGCATCAGTCAAAAGTCCTCCAATAGTAAATATCAAAAGTATACCTATACCTACATAAAGTCCTGCAAACGCAGAAGATACTAAATATTTTACTTTACTCGTGTTTAATAAATTTATTTTATTTATAGCTGCATTAGTTAATTTATCCAAAGTCTCTTTATGCATAATTCCCTCTTCCTTCTATTAAATTTTTAATTTATTTAAATATACGTTTTACTCAATTTATAGATATTTAACTCCACTCCAATATATGTTTTCATGCATTTTAGTTGTTTCTGGAAGTTCAACACCCTCAAGTGCCCATTTTTTAAATTCCATAAATCCTGTTCTATCAATTATATATCCTATATGTTCTTTTCCTCCTGGTGCATCTTTATCTATATACTTTTCTACATATTTGTAAGTATTAAGTATTATCTTTATTATACTATTCTCATCTACCCATAAAAGAAAATCTTCTGCTAGTCTAGGATTTTTCTTTCCTGTTCTACCCATTATAGCTAATCTATAGTATTTTTTCTCATCTCTAGTCCATGCATTTGTTGGGCAATTTAGCACACACTCTCCACAGCCTATACACTTATCTCCATCTCTTACAACTTTATTATTTTCTGTTTTTAATGCCCCAACAGATATTTTAGAACACTTTTTTACACATGCCCCACAATTTACACATCTATCTTTTTCATATATTGGTAAAGCCATGCCAATAATTCCAAAGTCATTCATTCTAGCTTTTATACAATCATTTGGACATCCAGTTAAAGCTACTTTAAAATGCAAATCATTTGGAAATATAGCTTTTTCTATTCTTTTAGCAAATTCAGTTGTATTATATTGAGCTTTTGGACAGACTTTATTTCCTATACACGCTGCTATATTTCTTGTACCTGCTGCTGGATAACCTGCATTTTTCTCACTTTGATTTATATTCATTTTTTCAATAACAGGTTGTATAATTTTATTTATTTCTTCTATATTTTCCATGTCTATTCCTAATATTTCAAAGCCCTGTCTTGTGGTTATGTGTATCTGGCCATTACCATATTCACTTGCAATTTTGGAAACTATAGTTAAACTCTCAGGGTCAATAAGCCCACCAGGCACTCTAACTCTTAAAGAAGTCTCATATTTTGTTTTTGTAATCCTGTAAGCATTTTTCATTACTTTTTTGGTATTTAAATCTCTTATCACAAACTTCGCCCCCTAATCAATAAGATTTTTAGCATATGAATAATCAAATACTGGTCCATCTAAACATATATAAGTATCATCCATCTTACAGTGTCCACATTTACCTATTCCGCAACACATCTTTCTTTCATAAGAAACCCAAATATTCTTTTCATCTAAATCTCTTTTTAAAAATTCTCCTACTGTAAATTTCATCATCATTGGAGGTCCAACTACAACTATAGAAGTATTATTTATATCTTTTATGTCCAATTCTGGTATGTATTTTGTTACTAATCCTACATTTCCACTATATCCTTCATCTGCTCCGTCTACAGTAACTAAAATATCAAGTTTTTCACTCCATCTCTTTAAATCATCTGCAAATAAAACATCTTTTGGTGATTTAAATCCGACTATTAGCTTAAACTTTTCGCATTTTTCTTCATTATTGTAAAAATATTCAACTATTCCTCTTACAGGAGCCAATGCACTTCCTCCTGCTACTACTACAATTTCTCTTCCTTCGTAAAGAGATACATCAAATCCATTTCCATAAGGACCTCTTATAAAAAAAGAATCTCCTTCTTTATAATTAAACAACTCACTAGTTACTTTTCCTACATTTCTTATTGTAAAGTCAACATAATCTTCTCCATATCCTGATACTGATATTGGGCTTTCACCATATTTAGGTATAGATATCTCATAGAACTTTCCAGGTAATACCCCTTTTGTATCGCAGTTCACTCTAAAAGTCCATTCTTTATCAGTATGTTTAACTATATCTAGTATTTTTGCACTTACTGGTATATATGAGTTCATTTATATTTCCTCCTTACTAGTTACTAAATCATTTATTTTTTCTATACACTTTGAAAATGATATGTATTGTGGACAGGCATCATCACATCTCCCACAACCAACACACATATGATATCCGAATCTTTTTTTAAAATCATGTATTTTATGCATAGTTTTAAATCTCATTCTTTCACCTTGTTTTTTTCTAAAAGAATTCCCACCTGCTATATCTGTATATCCATCTACTTGACAAGAAGCCCAAACTCTTCTTCTCTCACCTACATTTTCATTTTCCTTATAGAAAATATCCTGCATTGTAAAACATGAACATGTTGGACATACAAAATTACATCTACCACATCCGATACATCTTGTATCATATTCATCCCATATTGAATTTCCTATCATCTCATTTGAATCAATATTTTCTGGTACATCTACAGATATTAAATTATCAGTTACATAATTAACATTAAATTCAGTTACTTCCCCATTAAATACTTCAAATTCACTATCTTTTATATCTAAATATAAAGTCTCTCCTTCTATATTTAGTCCAATTGAATAATTATCAGTTTTATTAGAAGCCATACTTACACAAAAACAGTTTCTAAAACTTTCCCTACATCCTACAAGTGCAAATTTTACTTTATCCCTAATATTTTTATAAAAATAATCTTTTTCTTCGCCATTATTTAAATATATTTCATCAAGTCTTTTTATCCCATTTATGTCACAAGCTCTTAAGAAAATTAAAATTTTTTTATTGTCTAAATCGCTTTCCTTAAACTCTTTTTCAGTAAAATAAAATAATACTTGATTTATTGGGAGTACAACTTCTTTTGGTGAAAAATTTGCTTTCTTGGCAAACTCCATTTCTTCGAAAGAGTTTACCTCCTTGTATCTTATAATATCAGTATCTGAAAAAGTACCTTTAAATGGTATTAAAACTGGTGCGAATATCTTGTAGTCTTTTTTTAGATAATTCAGACCTTCATTGAATTTAGATGAATCTAACTTTAATTTCATTTTTATCACCTTTCTTATATTTTAGTTTTACTTACTTGTTATCTTGTTTAAATCTTAACACTTTATTTTCTATACTTCTGTGATAATTATCACAGTTTTAAAAATAATAA of Clostridioides sp. ES-S-0054-01 contains these proteins:
- a CDS encoding extracellular solute-binding protein, with protein sequence MKLNTIVKSVIILSLLIMCVGCQNNKATNIVIDNNDDDIIDLRVFGFKNEAINVVAIEEILQDYMAKHPNVKINYESVKGVEYYNVLEKRLNSNNHDDIFMIDEEHLQKLKDKGYFEDLSKLSTINNFSKKSLEQMKEDNGKIYYVPSTISAFGLYCNMDILNKHHQKVPQNEKEFMEVCQYFVDKGITPIIANNDISLKTIAIGKSLYPLYQADNSHELIKHINKNPEVLSDYMKTGYEFVEKIIKNKFIDATKTLKTEKTKDDLIQFEKGENPFMLTGAWASVRVQNDAPNLNFEVHSYPILKEGSMLVTNIDTRLCVNAKGKHVEEAKKFIEYITQDNIMWKFVNSQSSFSPLKELRIADDKTIKPLSLYINDKDAILGTDSRIQYPIWSLTREGVQKLMKGEDIESALNIIKDSK
- a CDS encoding radical SAM protein; this translates as MEYDMPLYRPPSEAYSLIIQVTLGCSHNKCTFCSMYKSKKFKIKPLEVIKNEIDIFRRHYKHVERIFLADGDALIIPMEKLRDIILYIKEIFPECERITMYGSPKSIEKKSDDELKELRKLGVKMIYLGLESGSNEVLEDIKKGFNSEQLIKVGRKVKKSGIKLSATVIAGLGGTKKTHQHAIDTGKMLGAISPDYVGVLSLMVEPNTELYDLLKEGKFTVLEDKAVLQEIKEMIKNIDANEKVVFRSNHASNYVNLKGTLPNDKQRLIDEIDYYLSSLKLKREEYRRL
- a CDS encoding alpha/beta hydrolase, whose translation is MSKDVKVKRDKKYDTFSITMELERPLLYDEVENKDDKNNNREFNIKNKIFKGIGILFVLILLVFFIWINKTYEPQKLAKEALVSDSKIEVTANENISFTPKGRKVSKGLIFYPGAKVEIESYAPLARKIAESGYEVVIVKMPLNLAILGTNKAQKVMDSYNNIEHWVIGGHSLGGVAASNFARDNKLIDGVVFLASYPMGDELKQLGKKVISIWGSKDGVVNFKSLVESKQKLPNDTTYVEIEGGNHAQFGDYGKQKGDNDAIISQEKQLNITVNSIIKFLKNIS
- a CDS encoding FUSC family protein, coding for MTKKLVISKTKLFIFIIAFISIFIYLFGSKNTLIGVGIVTAMLTLLERDLTISPIKNLLKYLAINIILGVLSFFAVQNMYLGVLLNFIALFIIGYVFSYELKRAVYVPFGLMYIFMVSIPVGISELPMRLSALAIGAVVIMIAQFVMNRNRMRKVGDKELISICDELLEKISLLKNIINDDNSISKSNMRKIDSCNYRINSISKNLKMVIFDNRKDDFYISIKGIDIINILFSLERINLILERYKKDSKEFEDEDIKNILEESNINSKSDVLAVATKEVNYIKMCLENKDTITDKEILGFRDYVIAQDTKNINLKEIYSVLENLYEFLVDYKKVKSRDEKRAERKSKVPREFKRLSIYKKNFNLNSIRFTYAVKIALATAIAGFIMDYFHLRDGRWIMLTVFSLTQPYAENCIQRSRKRIEGTFIGAIIFIVLFSIIKDSTLRSLIVLLAGYINSYVVDYRKLIVCVTVSALGSAVVMGDPNVLTINRISYVALGAIIALIVNKFILPYDAKTGYQHVIDMYKGIVKNIIDEVNNSIENIADVYYIKNLLLVPSLIEDRLMLINAIYKDKHQEDFLENQKLLISNMYNLYINVKKNKIKDEDVEKILRDTNYISNYSADKYDEGRIVILESIVNTKSLGDKIICLNLLQTLNGVKEMYRISNIARVSIEEAA
- a CDS encoding formate/nitrite transporter family protein, yielding MHKETLDKLTNAAINKINLLNTSKVKYLVSSAFAGLYVGIGILLIFTIGGLLTDAGSPMTKIVMGLSFAIALSLVIMTGTELFTGNNMVMSAGMLNKGVSIKDTSKIWIYSWVGNLIGALILGLIFVGTGLVDKGPIAEFFANTAASKASMPFTALFFRGILCNILVCVSVLCSFRTNSDTAKIIMIFLCLFAFITSGFEHSVANMTIYSVSLFSPAITTVTIGGAIYNLVAVTLGNIVGGALFMGLGTYILGKEKLN
- the asrC gene encoding sulfite reductase subunit C; protein product: MIRDLNTKKVMKNAYRITKTKYETSLRVRVPGGLIDPESLTIVSKIASEYGNGQIHITTRQGFEILGIDMENIEEINKIIQPVIEKMNINQSEKNAGYPAAGTRNIAACIGNKVCPKAQYNTTEFAKRIEKAIFPNDLHFKVALTGCPNDCIKARMNDFGIIGMALPIYEKDRCVNCGACVKKCSKISVGALKTENNKVVRDGDKCIGCGECVLNCPTNAWTRDEKKYYRLAIMGRTGKKNPRLAEDFLLWVDENSIIKIILNTYKYVEKYIDKDAPGGKEHIGYIIDRTGFMEFKKWALEGVELPETTKMHENIYWSGVKYL
- the asrB gene encoding anaerobic sulfite reductase subunit AsrB, which gives rise to MNSYIPVSAKILDIVKHTDKEWTFRVNCDTKGVLPGKFYEISIPKYGESPISVSGYGEDYVDFTIRNVGKVTSELFNYKEGDSFFIRGPYGNGFDVSLYEGREIVVVAGGSALAPVRGIVEYFYNNEEKCEKFKLIVGFKSPKDVLFADDLKRWSEKLDILVTVDGADEGYSGNVGLVTKYIPELDIKDINNTSIVVVGPPMMMKFTVGEFLKRDLDEKNIWVSYERKMCCGIGKCGHCKMDDTYICLDGPVFDYSYAKNLID
- the asrA gene encoding anaerobic sulfite reductase subunit AsrA, with translation MKLKLDSSKFNEGLNYLKKDYKIFAPVLIPFKGTFSDTDIIRYKEVNSFEEMEFAKKANFSPKEVVLPINQVLFYFTEKEFKESDLDNKKILIFLRACDINGIKRLDEIYLNNGEEKDYFYKNIRDKVKFALVGCRESFRNCFCVSMASNKTDNYSIGLNIEGETLYLDIKDSEFEVFNGEVTEFNVNYVTDNLISVDVPENIDSNEMIGNSIWDEYDTRCIGCGRCNFVCPTCSCFTMQDIFYKENENVGERRRVWASCQVDGYTDIAGGNSFRKKQGERMRFKTMHKIHDFKKRFGYHMCVGCGRCDDACPQYISFSKCIEKINDLVTSKEEI